A genomic stretch from Marinifilum sp. JC120 includes:
- a CDS encoding nitrite reductase yields the protein MDNIVAESLTAMPVERKDGTYALRIPLAQGQFTPGMMKTVMETMAKFNLTSLRVTTGQRLNLEGIPKEKLDEVVASLGTKVDKVPPTVGVCTGVGVCKYGMQDSRGMGKKLLEVIKQNGPYPFKIKSGVSGCKMVCAFSNVRDIGLVGTPKGWDVLFGGGAARNVRAGVKIGTKLSGDEALALIEKALDFYKENGRKRERISGLVDRLGEEALLEAVK from the coding sequence GATAATATTGTTGCTGAATCTCTCACTGCCATGCCCGTTGAGCGTAAAGACGGAACCTACGCTCTGCGTATTCCTCTGGCTCAGGGCCAGTTCACTCCCGGTATGATGAAAACTGTCATGGAAACCATGGCCAAGTTCAATTTGACCTCTCTGCGGGTGACCACCGGGCAGCGTCTGAATCTGGAAGGCATCCCCAAGGAGAAGCTGGACGAGGTTGTTGCCAGTCTCGGGACCAAGGTCGATAAAGTTCCGCCGACCGTGGGAGTCTGTACCGGCGTGGGCGTCTGTAAATACGGCATGCAGGACAGCCGCGGCATGGGTAAAAAGCTGCTCGAAGTCATTAAGCAGAACGGTCCTTACCCTTTCAAAATCAAAAGCGGTGTTTCCGGCTGTAAAATGGTTTGTGCATTCAGCAATGTCCGTGACATAGGCCTCGTGGGTACTCCCAAGGGTTGGGATGTCCTCTTTGGTGGCGGCGCAGCACGTAATGTCCGCGCCGGAGTAAAAATCGGCACCAAGTTGAGCGGCGATGAAGCCCTCGCACTGATTGAAAAGGCCCTTGATTTCTACAAAGAAAATGGTCGCAAACGCGAACGCATCAGCGGTCTGGTAGATCGTCTCGGCGAAGAAGCTTTGCTTGAAGCTGTTAAATAA